The sequence below is a genomic window from Armatimonadota bacterium.
AGCACTCGTCGCACAGATAATCCGGCAGCTTGGGCGCGTCCAAAAGCAGGGCTTTACAGTCCGGGTTCTTGCAGTCGAGCATCCTCATCGGGTTCTGCTCGTAGCGCTGTGCGCAGGACTGGCAAAGCTTATCGACTCTGCTCTTTGCGAACTCGAGCAGCGCCTGGCGATATTTGGGTCGGCAGTTCGGGCAGCCTATCGAGTTGAGCTTAAGCTCATATTTTTCGATCCCGATGCTGGTGAAAAACTGCGCGGCCATCGAGATTATCTCAGCGTCGATAGCGGGGTCTTCTGAACCAAACGCCTCAATGCCGAGCTGGGTGTGCTCGCGGTATCTGCCTGCCTGAGGCCGCTCATATCTAAAAATTCTACCAATATAGTAAGCCTTATTGACCGGAAGTGATGCGCCCAGGTTGTGCTGAACGTAGGCGCGGACTGTCGGAGCCGTGCCCTCGGGCCGCAGGGTGATAGAGCGCCCGCCGCGGTCTTCGAAGGTATACATTTCTTTGGAGACTACATCGGTGGCCTCGCCCAGGTTTCGCGTGAAGAGCTCGGTGTGCTCGAAGGTAGGCGTGCGGATCTCACGATAGCCATAGAGGCCACAGGTATGCCTGAACTTCGATTCCACATACTGCCAGCGCGGAGTCTCGTCCGGCAGGATGTCTCTGGTGCCGCGAGGGGCCACATACTCGGTCATTTGATATTGCTCCAAAATAGTTGAGAGATGAGAGTGGAGAGCAAAGAGCCCGGATTTCCACTGCTCAGTTACTTCATATTATTAACAACAAAACGAGGAACGCCATGCATCCCCCGCCCTACTTTATTCTACGGTAAGCGGCTGGGACTGTCAAACGTGAAGGGCAAGTTCTCAGCGCACGAATATGCTTCAGATACGGTTGTGCCGAAGCAGTTCCACAAGATGACAAACCTTCGGGGCATCCGCCCGCGAAGTATAAATGTCACTTTTTGCTCTAGACAAACATATTCTCACATTCTTCTTTTAGTTCTACTTGCCTTGGCCTCTCACCGCGCAGGAAGAAGAATGCCAAGGCAGCCGTGATCACTCCAGCCAAAGCCCAAGTATAAGGAGCGATTGCAAGTGCGCCCTGAGCTGTCCTGAATATGCCGAAGCCTAAAAATATCATACCGGCGCCGATCTTTATGGGGCGCTCCGGCAGGTGTTTGCCCATCAACTGACCCACCATGATTGCGAGGCCATCGGCGACCACCATTCCAGTAGATGAGCCGAGCCAGACAGGTATCAACGGCTTGTCGGCAGCGAATGCGACCGTGCCCAGCATCGTCTTATCGCCGAGTTCGGCAAGGAAAAATGTAGTAAAGATCAGCCAGAACGGCGATTTGCTCTGGATGTTCTTACACTCGTTGTCTTCCAAGCTGTCGCCGCGCAGAGTCCACAGCCCAAAACCGATAAAAGCCAGCCCTGCCGTAAATCCAACCCACTCAGGCGGCAAAAGCCTGCCTACCCCGCCTCCAAGCAGCACTGAAAAGACATGCACGACCAGAGTGGCACTGAATATGCCGGCGAGTGTGACACGCGTGTTATAACGGCTGGCAAGACACAAGGCGACAAGCTGCGTCTTATCTCCCATCTCCAAGCCGAATACACCGGCCATCGATACCCAGAATGATCCCAATCCATGTCCTCCAGTGTGGCAGCATCAACCTCCAGGTAAGGATACCTGGAGGTATAGAAAAAGCGAGTTAACGGTTTGCGATTGACAGTCATCGGTTTCCGATGATGACCGGATACTGCATAACAAAAAGACCTTGCGTCCAAAAAACAGAGCGCAAAGGTCTCGCTTAGCCAATCATAGCCGACGCTTCCCATTGTTACTACATTTAATTATAGAGCGAGACGAGGATAAGAGCAAACAGCATGACGACGTATAATCTTTCATCCTGCGCGCAGACTGTGATGTGATATAATATTTTTTATATTAGAACTTCAGGGTCATCAAATTGAGCAGCAGTCAGCGATCAAAACTTCTCATATCAGCCCTATTGGTATTGGTGACGGGCATCGTATATGGACAGGTAGCCGGTTTTGGATTCCTCAACTATGATGATAACTTGTATGTCATCATCAACCGCCATATAGTCGGCCTTACCGTCCAAAACCTGCGATGGGCCGCAACCGGGGTAATAAACAGCAACTGGCAGCCGCTTGTATGGCTGTCATATATGTTCGATTCGCAAATAGCCGGACTTGATCCCGGAATCTTTCACCTCACCAACCTGATGCTGCATATCGCAAACACTCTGCTCCTGCTCTTCCTATTGCACCGGATGACCGGCTCGCTGTGGCGCAGCTCATTTGTGGCAGCCCTGTTTGCGCTGCACCCGCTGCATGTGGAGTCCGTAGCATGGGTTGCCGAGCGCAAAGATGTACTCAGCACTCTCTTCTGGCTGCTCACCATTCTCCTTTACGTTCGATATGTCGAAAAGCCGTCTTTGGGCAGATACGTTTGGGTGCCCGTTGTCTTTGCCCTCGGCCTTATGGCTAAGCCCATGTTGGTCACGCTGCCGATCATTCTGCTTCTGCTCGATTACTGGCCGCTTGGCAGGCTTCAGAGCAAACAGATAATCACTCAGCAAAAGCCTAACAGTAATGATTCCACACCGGTTCCGTTGAGGCAGCTTATCATGGAAAAAGTGCCGCTGCTGCTGCTTTCGACAGCTGTGGGGATTGTGACGGTAATAACGCAAAAGTCGAGCGGAGCGATTAAGGAACTTGGTATATTCTCGATGGGAGTAAGAACGGCGAATGCCGTGTTCAGCTACATTGCATACCTCTGTAAGACAATATGGCCGACTAATCTTGCGCCTTTTTATCCGCATCCCGAAAACTCACTGCCGACGTGGGAGGTCGCGGGCAGCGCAATTCTCGTTATTGCTATAACATGGTTTGTCGCACGGTCTCGACGGCACCCCTATGCGCTGGTCGGCTGGCTTTGGTATCTGATTACGCTGCTGCCCGTGATCGGACTGGTCCAGGTCGGAGCACAGGCAATGGCCGACAGGTACACATATGTCCCTATGATAGGGATCGGCATAATGATCGCGTGGGGCATTCCGAGCATTATTCCACAAAGACAGTATAAAGCAATTGCGGTGCTTGCCATCGGAGTAATCGCAGCTTTTTCGATATGCACGTATCAGCAGGTCGGGTATTGGCGTAATGACACTACGCTGTTCAGCCATTCGGTCGAAGTTGTAAAAGACAACTTCGTAGCGCACAACAACCTCGGAACGGTGCTGCTGCTTAGAGGTAAAAATGAAGCAGCGTTAGCGCACTTCCGTGAGGCGGCGCGAATCGAACCCAGGTGCATGCGCGCTCAGTTTAATGTAATCAATCTGTTATACATCATGGGCGACGTGGATGGAGCCATTAAACAGACATATAACCTGCTTAATCGCTTTCCACACGAAGGACGCGCATACTTAAGGCTCGGCATTATATACCTCAGGCAATCAAAGCTGGACCTTGCGGAAAAGAACATCAGGCAGGCGCTGCGCGAATCCCCCGACGATCCCAAGGCTCATCAAGCTATGGGAATGCTGCTTCTTAAAAGAGGAAAAGCCGACGAGGCCGTTATTAGGCTATCGGAGGCTGCCAAGCTTTCGCCGGACGACACCGACATACGAAAAAGGCTCAAATATGCGAAATCGCTGAAAGCTCGCAAGGCTGCAGACTAAAAATGAAGTTGAACACCAGCAGGCAGACGACTATTATTATATGCGCTCTCCTTGTAATCCTGACAAGCATTGTATATTGCCAGGTGGCCGGCTTCAAGTTTCTGGTATATGACGACCCGCTGTATGTAGTCAATAACCCCAAAATTAATGGCCTTACTGCCTCTAACTTAAGCTGGGCTATAAAAGGAGTGGTAAACAGCAATTGGCAGCCGCTGGTATGGCTGTCATACATGCTCGATTCGCAAATCGGCGGGGTCGATTCGGGAGTATTTCATCTCACAAACCTGTTACTGCACATAGCCAATACGCTGCTTCTGCTTTATCTGCTCAAGCGAATGACCGGCTCATTATGGCGAAGCGCGTTTGTGGCGGCGATATTTGCGCTTCATCCGCTGCATGTGGAGTCTGTCGCTTGGATTTCGGAACGCAAAGACGTGCTCAGCACGCTATTCTGGCTGCTGACTATGCTGGTCTACATTCGGTATGCCGAAAAACCGAGTTTGCGGCGGTATGTTCTGGTGCCGATGGTCTTTGCCCTCGGCCTTATGGCAAAACCCATGCTGGTCACGCTGCCGGTCATTCTGCTTCTGCTCGACTACTGGCCTCTTGGCAGGCTGGGGACTAAGCAAGATATCGCAGGGCAAAAAACGAGCATCAAAGAATATCCGAAAACCCCATTGAAAAACCTTATATATGAGAAGCTGCCATTATTTGCGCTTGCGTTTGCTGTGGGGATCGTGACCATATTGACTCAGAAGGCAAGCGGCGCAATGCAGGAACTCGACAAGTATCCTTTTGGTGTGAGGGCGGCAAACTCGGCTTTCAGTTGTGTGACATACCTGAGGAAGATGCTCTGGCCGAGTGATCTTGCGGCATTTTATCCGCATCCCAAAAACTCGCTGCCGTCCTGGCAGGTAGTGGTCTGTGTAATGCTGATCGCTGCTCTGACCTGGCTCGCCGCACGCGCAAGACGACATCCGTATGTGCTGGTCGGCTGGCTCTGGTATTTAATTGCGCTGCTGCCTGTAATTGGGTTAATTCAGGTCGGCATGCAGGCAATGGCAGATAGATATGCATATATCCCTATGATCGGGATCGCTGTAGTGGTCGCGTGGACTGTACCTGACCTGGTCTACAAAAACACAAATCCGAATAAGCGCAGGATCGGTATTGTAGCGTCCGCCGCGATCATTGCAATTGCCGCCTTTACAATCTGCACGTATTATCAGATAGGCTACTGGCGCGATAATGCGGCGCTGTTTGGTCATGCGATAGAGATTATTCCAAACAACTACACTGCGCACAACGACCTAGGAGTGGCGCTGATGTATCGCGGAGAAAACCAGGCCGCTCTGGAACAGTTTCGCGAGGCAGTGCGGATCGAACCGGGCTGTTTGCGCGCTCAATATAACCTTATCAATCAGTTGTATATCATGGGCGATACAGACGGAGCTATAAAGCAAACACATACTCTGCTTAGGAGCTTCCCTCATGAAGGACGCGCTTACTTAAGGCTCGGCATAATGTATCTTCGGCAGTCCAAACTAGAGCCTGCGGAAAAGTATATAAGGCAGGCGCTGCGCGAATCCCCGAACGATGCCAAGGCTCATCAAGCGATGGGAATGCTGCTTCTTAAGCAGGGAAAGATCGACGAGGCCATTATTAGGCTATCGGAGGCTGCAAAACTCTCGCCGGGAGACCCAAATATTAATAAGAGGCTTATATACGCGCAATCGCTGAAAGCTCGGAGCAAAGCAACCAGATGAAGCTAAAAAGCCCAAAATATAAATCCGGCAGTCATACTACATTTTTCATATGCATTCTGCTTATAGTTCTGACATCTGCAGTATACTGGCAGGTTACCGGGTTCAAATTGCTGTCTTTTGACGACACAAAGTTTGTCACCAACAACTCGCATATAAAGGGCCTGACGGGACCGAATCTGCGATGGGCCATGACCGGATCCATAAACGGCAACTGGCAGCCGGTTATCTGGCTCTCATATATGCTGGATGCGCAGTTTCATGGGCTCGATGCCGGAGCATTTCATCTCACTAACCTGATACTGCATATAGCCAATACGCTGCTATTACTGCTCCTGCTTTATCGAATGACCGGCTCACTCTGGAAAAGTGCGTTTGTAGCGGCGGTATTTGCGCTGCATCCGCTGCATGTGGAATCGGTCGCGTGGATATCAGAGCGCAAAGACGTGCTCAGCACTCTCTTTTGGCTGCTCACTATGCTGGCCTATATTCGATATGCAAAAAAGCCGAGTTTACGAAGGTATATTCCGGTGCCGATAGTCTTTGCACTTGGACTAATGGCTAAGCCTATGCTGGTAACGCTGCCTGTCATACTGCTTCTGCTGGATTACTGGCCTCTGGGCAGGCTGCAGATCAAGAAAAATGCAACACAAGACGCCAAAACTACCAAGCTGAAACACGCGATAAGTGAAACCCCGCCCGCGTCGCTGAAACTGCTTGTTCTGGAAAAAGCGCCGCTGGTTTTACTTGCGCTGGGAGCTTCGATTGTAACCATACTTACTCAAAGATCAAGCGGCGCAATGGATGAATTTAACATCTACCCACTTGGCATGCGAGCAGCAAATGCAGTATTCAGTTATATCGTCTATCTCAGAAAGATGATTTGGCCGAATGACCTCATCGCGTTTTATCCGCATCCGGAAGGCACACTGCCGGTCTGGATGGTGTTGGGAAGTGTGATTCTGATTGCTGTTCTGACGTGGCAAGCAATTCGATCTCACAGATACCCGTATGCATTATTCGGCTGGCTGTGGTATCTGATCACTCTTATACCTGTGATCGGGCTGGTACAGGTCGGCGCACAGGCTATGGCCGATAGATACACATACATCCCTATGATCGGGATCAGTATTATTATCGCCTGGGGCGTGCCGGACCTATTACATAACAGGAACAAGCCCGGGCGCAGCGTTGCGTTCGCTGCAATCGCAGTAATTATCACGCTCACAGTATGCACTTATCGGCAGGTCGGCTACTGGCACGATGATATTGCACTTTTTAGCCATGCTATTGATGTTGTCCCAAATAATGCTCCGGCACATAACAATCTCGGTGGAGAATACTACAGGCAGGGAAATGTGGACGCCGCCGAGTTACAGTTTCGCGAGGCAGTGCGTATTAATCCACGGTTTGATGGATTTCAGCACAACCTTGCTTCGCTGCTGTATGAGCAAGGACGTTATGACGAACTGGCGACTTGCCTGCACAAGGCTCTGAAATTCTTCCCTGAAGACGACCAAGCTCACGCGTTGCTCGGCATAATATATATACAGCAATCCAAGCTCGATCTTGCAAAAATTCACCTTAGAAAAGCTGTCAGACTGAAACCGACTAACTCTATGGCACAAGGATTTCTGGGGGGATTGTTGACCAGGACAGGTGAAATTGATGAGGCTATCGACCATCTGTCTAAAGCAGTGGAGCTTTCACCCGAAAATGAAAATTACCGGGACGGGTTGGAATACGCAAAATCAATAAAGCTCAAAGTGGATTAGGTCTGATGAAACTGGGCAGTCACAATAAAACGTTTCTTCTGATATCCGTTCTGCTGGTAATTGTAACCGGTATCGTATACCGGCAGGTGACCGATTGCAAGTTCCTGGCCTTCGACGATCCGGGGTTTGTCACCAACAACCCGCATATTAAGGGCCTGACGGGACCGAATCTGCGATGGGCCATGACCGGAGTGGTAAACGGCAACTGGCAGCCTGTAATCTGGCTCTCGTATATGCTGGACGCGCAGTTTCATGGGCTCGACGCCGGAGCATTTCATCTCACTAACCTGATACTGCATATAGCCAATACGCTGCTGTTACTACTTCTGCTTTATCGGATGACAGGATCACTCTGGAAAAGTGCGTTTGTGACGGCGGTGTTTGCGCTGCACCCGCTGCATGTGGAATCGGTCGCGTGGGTATCCGAACGCAAAGACGTGCTCAGCACTCTCTTTTGGCTGCTCACTATGCTGGCTTATATTCGATATGCTAAAAAACCGCGTTTTCGACGATATGTATGGGTGCTGGTAGCATTTGCTCTAGGTCTTGCAGCTAAACCAATGCTGGTGACGCTGCCGATAATACTGCTTCTGCTGGACTACTGGCCTTTGGGCAGGATGCAGTTCAATAAAAATGTAAAACCTGATTCCAAAGTAAATAAGCAAAAACAGAGTATTGATAAGTCGCCGTCGGTGCCGTTGAAGTTGCTTGTATTGGAAAAATTACCGCTGATAGTATTGGCATTGGGCGCATCAGTTGTAACCGTGTTGACTCAGAGATTATGCGGCACGGTACAAAAAATTGATACATATCCGATCGGAGTAAGGGCAGCAAACGCGGCTTTCAGTTATGTCGTATATCTTAGGAAAATGATATGGCCGAGTGACCTTACCACATTCTACCCGCACCCAGGCGCCTCACTTGCACTTTGGCAGGTCCTGGGAAGCGCGGCCCTGGTAATTGCCCTGACATGGCTTATAGCGCGATCTCGCAGACAACCTTATGCAATAGTCGGGTGGATGTGGTATTTGATAACGCTTGTGCCTGTGATCGGGCTGGTTCAGGTCGGCGCACAGGCGATGGCGGACAGATACACATACATCCCTATGATAGGGATCGCAATTTTGATCGCATGGTCCGTGCCGGACATTCTCCTTCGAAATAGGGAAAGTTCAATTAAGCACAAAAGAGTCAGCCGTGGTAAAGCAGGTATGGCTCCGGTTGCATTTATTGCAATCGCCGCTATCGCCGCGCTCGCAGTCTGCACGTATCGACAGGTCGGCTACTGGCAAGACGACTTCGCGCTGTTTAATCAAAATACTAAAATCGTCGGCAGGAACAGCTTGGCGAACGAAATCATTGGCAACGCATATTACAAACAGGGGAAACTAGACATAGCAGAGCAGCATTTTCGTGAGGCTATAAGTATCTTGCCTGATTATTTCGACGCGCGACAAAGTCTTGCTTCAATGCTGATAAAACAACAACGATACGAAGAAGCGGAAAGCTTCCTGAACGAAACACTGAAGTATTATCCAAATAACGCCCAAGCCCACATGCAGTTGGGCCTCGCATACTTAGAACTGGCCAAGTTGGATTCGGCTCAGGAACATCTTTGCGAGGCTATTAGGATAAGACCACGCAAAGCTATGGCACATGAAATCCTTGGTATTGTGCTGGTTAAAAAGGGAAAAATCGACGAAGCGATAGAGCATTTATCAAAGGCAGTGGAGATATCTCCCGATAATGCAGGATTCCAGGAAGGTCTTGCATACGCCAAATCACTTAAGCTCGGGAAACAATGATATGTTTCAGAATAAAAAAGTAGTTGTAGTAATGCCGGCGTATAATGCCTCCGAAACTCTGCGCAAGACACATGATGAAATCCTGGCTCAGGGCGTTGTGGACCTGGTAATAGTGGTCGATGACGCGAGCAATGACGAGACTGTTGAGATCGCCCGAACTCTGCCGAACACTGTTGTCATGGTGCATGAGAAAAACAAGGGATACGGGGCAAACCAAAAGACATGTTACAGGCTTGCGCTTGAAGAAGGCGGCGACATCATAATCATGGTCCACCCGGACTACCAGTATACGCCCAAGCTGATACCCGCTATGGCATGCCTCATAGGAAATGGACTCTATAGCTGCGTCATTGGGTCGCGCATACTGGGAGGCCATCAGCGTGCAATAAAGCAGGGCATGCCCATCTGGAAATATGCAGCCAACCGTTTCTTGACTGCGACTGAAAACGTAATGATGGGAGTCAAACTTTCAGAGTACCACACCGGCTACCGGGCTTTTTCAGCCGAACTGCTCAGAGAATTGCCGCTGGAGAAAAACTCGGACGACTTTGTGTTTGACAACCAGATGCTTGCGCAGATTATCTGGCTTGGTTACCAGATAGGCGAGATAAGCTGCCCGACCAAATATTTCCCCGAGGCTTCGTCCATCAACTTCAGAAGAAGCGTGGTCTACGGCTTCGGCTGCCTGCGAACTGCCGCTGAGTTTCTTTTGACAAAGCTCGGCATCATAAGGGCCGGTTATCTGCCTGATAGGAAGTAGAATTCAGCTTTCTACAAGATACATAAGCTCCTCAACCGACTTGCAGCCGCAAGCTCCATTCTCCAGCATCTCATCAACAAGTCCGCTCGCCATGCCGTCAGTGAAGTCCCTGTCCTTAATCAGATCGGGCTTAAGTAAGATCACTCTCTTACCGGACAGCGCGGCGTCATGCACCGCTTCGATGTTGAGAATATTGCCGTGGCCTATCGGGACATCGGTGAGTATAATCACATCAGCGGATTTGATGAGTTCCAGGTGCTTTGCATGAGAGTCGGGCGCTATCTGAGCAAAGAGCTGCTGCGGCACATATTCTATATCCAAAGCATCCGCCACTTCCTGATCGGCATCACTTTGATTGAGAACACCCGAGGTGACCTGATAACCCCGGCGCAGGAGTTTTGCAAATATAGGCGCCGCAGTGCCTCCGCCCCCGACCACATGAACACGTATGGGTTTATCAAAATGCGCATCCGGTCTTTTTGACTTCGGGCTTATGCCGGAGATCACATACGGCCTGCGTGTAGTCGGGTGGCGGCGGACCCATACCTCTGCCCCGTACACACGACGGATGTTCTCGGATGTGATCACTTCTTCGGGTGAACCGCTCGCCTGCACGCATCCCTGACCTATAATGACCAGCCGGTCACAATATGACCCAGCTAGATTGAGATCGTGAAGAACTGCTAAAACCGTCAACCCTCGATCCCTGTTCAGACCCTTCACCAGGTCCATTATCTCAAATTGAAAGCTGATGTCCAGGTGGGATGTAGGCTCATCGAGGAGTAAAACTTCAGGCTCCTGGGCCAGCGCACGAGCCATCATGACCCGCTGCCTCTCACCGCCCGAGAGCGCGTTTATAGGCCGGTCCTTTAGGTGGTCAGTGCCTGTCCGGCGGAGAGCATCAAGGGCTATTGCTTCATCTCTGGAAGACTCGACAGCGAACCGTCCCAGCCTGGGTGAACGCCCCATCAGCGCGACTTCCATCACGGTGAAGTCGAACGCGACCATGGTCTCCTGGGGAACAACGGCGACCTTTCTGGCATACTCCCGGGCGGGGATTTTGTATACGTCTTTACCGTCGATCTGCACAAGACCCGACTGCGGCGCAAGCGCGCGAGAGATTGTTCGCAGCAGTGTGGTCTTGCCGCTGCCGTTGGGACCGATAATGCCAACAAACTCTGAGTCGGCAAGCTCCAACGAAACGCCGTTCAGGACCTGCGCTCCGTTATAGCCTGCATGGACATCTTCAACTTTAATCTTTGCACTCACACGGTTTCATTCGACCCCCGCAAATACTTATCCTCCGATTGCTTCAAAACAGGCTCTTGCGGGTATACATCAATCACTACAGTTTCGGGGGAGGCTATTATGAAAATCGAACCGCTCTCGACAACAAATCTCAAAGACGGCATTTACTGTGCGGCCCAAAAACCCAACAGCAAGGAAATATTCAACCAGCTTGAAGTCTGGCTGGAAAGCAACACTCTCAGGGGTCTGGTTGCGCGCGACGAAAGTGGCGAGGTCACCGGTTTCGTCCTGTATTATCCGATTGAAAGCGCTCCACTCGATGTGGAGGGCGAAGGCCTGTATATGGTCCAGTGCTTATTTGTAAAGCCGCATTATCAGGCAAAGGGAGTCGGGCGGATGTTGGTTGAGGGCGCTGTGGCGGATGCGCGCGCAAGTGGAGCCTCGGGGTTGGCGGTTGAGGGCTATAAGAGGCGCACAGCAGCCGGATACGACTTCATGCCCGCGGCATTCTTCCGGCATCTGGGAATGGTTGAGGGTGAGTCGCACGACCAGGGCACGCTCTACTATTTCAGCTTTGATGATAAGGCTCAGCCAAGATACTCTCCGGAAAACTCACCAAAGGTCAAGATTGATATGATCGACTGCCGCAGGTGCTATGTGGGAGTCAGCGACCGCAAAGTCGTGGATGTCGTTATGGAAACCGAATCGCCCAAGTCAGCCGGATTACTGGTGGATGTCGGCCAAGCAGAGACCGACAAAAATATGTCCAGTGGAGTATTTGTAGACGGCAAGCTTACATATTTCAGTGGACCGATATCCGAAGACGGCGTGCTTGATGCAATTGAAGCGGCTGACTCAGCGCGCGACAGATCGATGGACCAATAAAGCTGATGTTTAACATCTATCAGAGTAGGGTATAAAAAGCCTGGTAGACACATCACATCCAAACTTGGCGGAGGCGGCAGCTTTTGACAAAAAGCGAGCCGCCTCTGTCCGTACGCTGCCTCTTACCTAGACACAAAGTAAAATTCCTGATATCTTTAGTCAACACGGCAGAAATTCACTTTCTAACCGCGCCTCAATGCAGGCATAATATGATAGCAAGACCAATTTTAGAATCTTGGAGATGCAATAATGAAAAAACACATGTGCAATATTACACTCCCATGTATGGTAATTATATGGACTTTGGCGCTTGCTGCGTCCTGCGCCGCAGACATCGCAAGCGACGGGCGCGCTGTCGCGGATAAATACAAGGACGCAATCGTGACGGTGAACCTGGTGTTGGAGACAAAGGTTTCATATCAGGGCGGCAGCGACAATGAACAGCAGAAAGTCACCAGCACCGCAACTATTATCGATCCGTCGGGGCTGGCTGTAACGTCACTCTCAGATATCGACCCGACTCTATTTTCATCATATATGGAACATGACGACAGCTTCAGCATGTCCGCTGATGTGATCGACCTCAAGATCAAGCTCTCTGACGGCACCGAGGTCCCGGCAGATATCGTGCTGCGCGACAAAGACCTCGATCTTGCATTTATCAAGCCGAAGACCGCTCCCAAAGCTGCTATGACTTACATCGATCTGTCCAAAGCGAGCACACCTCAAATGCTGGATGAGTTGATCGTGATCTCCAGGCTGGGTCAGATTGCAAACCGAGCGCTCGCGGCGTATGTGGACCGCGTGCAGGCCGTGTTGACTAAACCGCGCACGCTATATGTAGTGACAGGCATCTTCGGCCTGGGCAGCCCTACATTTACACCGGACGGTAAAATCGTAGGAATAGTGGTTGTCCGCGTTGACCAAAGCAAGGACAACGACTCCACTTCGCGATCAATGGGTTATGGAGATTCCTTATACGTAGTCTTACCTGCCTCAACTATTGCTAAAGCCGCCGCGCAGGCCAAGGAAGCCGCACCGGCTAAGTAACCAACATCTTTGTTTCAATGAGATGCACCTTCGGGAAATTAAAGTAGTCAAAA
It includes:
- a CDS encoding tetratricopeptide repeat protein, yielding MKLGSHNKTFLLISVLLVIVTGIVYRQVTDCKFLAFDDPGFVTNNPHIKGLTGPNLRWAMTGVVNGNWQPVIWLSYMLDAQFHGLDAGAFHLTNLILHIANTLLLLLLLYRMTGSLWKSAFVTAVFALHPLHVESVAWVSERKDVLSTLFWLLTMLAYIRYAKKPRFRRYVWVLVAFALGLAAKPMLVTLPIILLLLDYWPLGRMQFNKNVKPDSKVNKQKQSIDKSPSVPLKLLVLEKLPLIVLALGASVVTVLTQRLCGTVQKIDTYPIGVRAANAAFSYVVYLRKMIWPSDLTTFYPHPGASLALWQVLGSAALVIALTWLIARSRRQPYAIVGWMWYLITLVPVIGLVQVGAQAMADRYTYIPMIGIAILIAWSVPDILLRNRESSIKHKRVSRGKAGMAPVAFIAIAAIAALAVCTYRQVGYWQDDFALFNQNTKIVGRNSLANEIIGNAYYKQGKLDIAEQHFREAISILPDYFDARQSLASMLIKQQRYEEAESFLNETLKYYPNNAQAHMQLGLAYLELAKLDSAQEHLCEAIRIRPRKAMAHEILGIVLVKKGKIDEAIEHLSKAVEISPDNAGFQEGLAYAKSLKLGKQ
- a CDS encoding trypsin-like peptidase domain-containing protein, with product MKKHMCNITLPCMVIIWTLALAASCAADIASDGRAVADKYKDAIVTVNLVLETKVSYQGGSDNEQQKVTSTATIIDPSGLAVTSLSDIDPTLFSSYMEHDDSFSMSADVIDLKIKLSDGTEVPADIVLRDKDLDLAFIKPKTAPKAAMTYIDLSKASTPQMLDELIVISRLGQIANRALAAYVDRVQAVLTKPRTLYVVTGIFGLGSPTFTPDGKIVGIVVVRVDQSKDNDSTSRSMGYGDSLYVVLPASTIAKAAAQAKEAAPAK
- a CDS encoding heme ABC transporter ATP-binding protein, with the translated sequence MSAKIKVEDVHAGYNGAQVLNGVSLELADSEFVGIIGPNGSGKTTLLRTISRALAPQSGLVQIDGKDVYKIPAREYARKVAVVPQETMVAFDFTVMEVALMGRSPRLGRFAVESSRDEAIALDALRRTGTDHLKDRPINALSGGERQRVMMARALAQEPEVLLLDEPTSHLDISFQFEIMDLVKGLNRDRGLTVLAVLHDLNLAGSYCDRLVIIGQGCVQASGSPEEVITSENIRRVYGAEVWVRRHPTTRRPYVISGISPKSKRPDAHFDKPIRVHVVGGGGTAAPIFAKLLRRGYQVTSGVLNQSDADQEVADALDIEYVPQQLFAQIAPDSHAKHLELIKSADVIILTDVPIGHGNILNIEAVHDAALSGKRVILLKPDLIKDRDFTDGMASGLVDEMLENGACGCKSVEELMYLVES
- a CDS encoding glycosyltransferase family 2 protein, translating into MFQNKKVVVVMPAYNASETLRKTHDEILAQGVVDLVIVVDDASNDETVEIARTLPNTVVMVHEKNKGYGANQKTCYRLALEEGGDIIIMVHPDYQYTPKLIPAMACLIGNGLYSCVIGSRILGGHQRAIKQGMPIWKYAANRFLTATENVMMGVKLSEYHTGYRAFSAELLRELPLEKNSDDFVFDNQMLAQIIWLGYQIGEISCPTKYFPEASSINFRRSVVYGFGCLRTAAEFLLTKLGIIRAGYLPDRK
- a CDS encoding GNAT family N-acetyltransferase; this translates as MKIEPLSTTNLKDGIYCAAQKPNSKEIFNQLEVWLESNTLRGLVARDESGEVTGFVLYYPIESAPLDVEGEGLYMVQCLFVKPHYQAKGVGRMLVEGAVADARASGASGLAVEGYKRRTAAGYDFMPAAFFRHLGMVEGESHDQGTLYYFSFDDKAQPRYSPENSPKVKIDMIDCRRCYVGVSDRKVVDVVMETESPKSAGLLVDVGQAETDKNMSSGVFVDGKLTYFSGPISEDGVLDAIEAADSARDRSMDQ